TCGTTGATACGGGCGTGAGGAGGCCTGCCTGCGAAACTTGGCTGATGAATGCGCCATCGACGAGATCGTACCCCGGATCCTTCTTGGTTTGCGCAGCGCTGGTCAGCTTCGCGATGGTCTGAGTGTCATGCGTGCCATGCAGGTCGAGGATGACCTTGAAGCTGTAACCCTTGTGCGTCTTCTCGAACGCCGGGATTAGTGACTTCTGCCACAGGTCCTGGATATTGGCACCTCCACTTATGAAGACCGTGACCGAATCCTTGGAGGAACTTGACGCCGGACTACTTCCGGACGAACAGCCTGCTAGTGCCAGCAAACCAACCGCCGCGACAGCGGTGGCCAAAATCCCGCGATGTGTTTTCATGGTGATCCTTCTGATACTTCTCGGTAAATAGATCAGGTGACCCCACAGCGCGTCAGGGCGGCACCCAAGGGTAAATGGGGGTGCGGGCTAAGTGAGCGCCGTTGCCACTTTGTTAGAACGTATTGACATTTAACCGAAAAGTCAAGATGTACGAACATGAATTTACGGGATTGTAGTGCCGACGCGCACCACTGCAAATGCAAAGCGTGGAGCGTGGAGCGTGACGCATCATATGTCTTTACAAAGGATATTGTAAGAAGGCACGATGGTGGGGAGGCAATCTGATGCCCCCCTTCTCTCCAGGTTCACTAAGGCGGACTCATCCATGTACACAGGCGACAACATAAACCTGATGACGGGCGCGCGGAGCGTCTTCCAGGCCGGACGTGATACGCGCTGGGAACTCGTGGGACGCATCCCCCTCAGATTCGCGACCCACCACCCACAAGGACTGGCCTTCGCCGGAGACCGCATCATCCTTTCGTCGGTCGAGGTCACTGAGGAACCGCAACGCCTCCCGAATCCACCATGGAGAACTGCGGGTCGTGGCATTGGTCACGTATTTGTTCTGGACGACGAGGGAAGTCTCCTGCGCGACATCCTTCTTGCAGACGGTCACAACTATCACCCCGGCGGCATTGCTTTTGACGGGGCCGAGGTATGGGTGCCCGTGGCCGAGTACCGTCCCGCCAGCAACGCAATCGTATTCACAATCGATCCCGCAACGCTCGAGGTGACGGAGAGATTCCGGGTTCGGGATCATGTCGGCTGGATTGTCAGCGATGCCGAGAACGGGGTGCTGCACGGCGCCAACTGGGGATCCAGGGAGTTCACCACATGGACTCAAAATGGAACAGAACTCGATCGCTGGTCGAATCCGAGCGGTTTCGTCGACTACCAGGATGCACAGTATGCGGGAGGCGGACGAGTCTTGTGCAGCGGCATTGCGGTCCTACCGACTCAACACGGAAGTGACCCGTGCGAGCTCGGTGGCATC
The Rathayibacter sp. SW19 DNA segment above includes these coding regions:
- a CDS encoding DUF6454 family protein → MTGARSVFQAGRDTRWELVGRIPLRFATHHPQGLAFAGDRIILSSVEVTEEPQRLPNPPWRTAGRGIGHVFVLDDEGSLLRDILLADGHNYHPGGIAFDGAEVWVPVAEYRPASNAIVFTIDPATLEVTERFRVRDHVGWIVSDAENGVLHGANWGSREFTTWTQNGTELDRWSNPSGFVDYQDAQYAGGGRVLCSGIAVLPTQHGSDPCELGGIAIVDFPAHRVQQEMPVAAFSDAGHVVTRNPFALTEDSGDILMHVAPDDGTDAQGTALLTYRAAT